The sequence aagtcaggaatatgacagttcttgtccattcgttttagATGCGTATTGTTATATGATTTTGCCacgtgattatggactttccgaattggtTTTCCTCTATTAAGTTCAGTattgttgtgattttactttttgatattaaaatatttaataataagatttttatagaaaatccacagcctttatccttgtactcgTATATTTGGCAATTTAATGACTGATAggtataggattattgcatgcagtgctagcattgatttcattaaaacaagtttatacacgtagttattggttaaagcaaatataaatatggccaaaatcaagtaatccttttagggtgcgctcgactttagtgactcagcacgatgtgatttggaatttacaggttgcttagaacattttgtaaaaaataaacactggcacatcatagaaaatcaagtgagtaatttatgtttcaaattttaaaacaaaaatctctgtataaaaggctgtggattttctataaaaatcttgatttatttgccacaaagtcctctttttctatcaaatgcaatgaaacagtaaacaataatgctttgcatcaagtttccccttggaatatgtactaaatggtctatctctattattcattatatctgtagttttgatacaatatggtttgaaaaattcgtacaaaaatggctacagaagggtacataaaccttaagaatccttgcaacaactctttgagggtcagtaggtggcctgttgcaaggcaaaaatTCTATTTCTActaatataccctcattttccagtggcagtccaaatttccccgaccatcatcccagtattatatcaacctacctattgcatttattgtgaacttgttctcgtcctgaatatgcattaaataattgccactggacgttgagcaaccaacaatcaatcaatcttttatTAAGTTATTTGCTTTCAGATCTACAAATGAGTTAAAACAAGGATGAATTCATTGTCCATCGAGTGGTTTAAGTGTAAAGACGTcttaaacagtcagagaaacgCATGATCTTTAGAATGCCAAAATACTAGTAAACAGTATCGACAGAACAAAATATCTCGAGGTTGCACTGGGTTTTTgtatattgattaaaaaaattgtaaataggACAAGGTTCGCACACCTTTacacataaaagagggacaaaagataccaaagggacagtcaaactcattaatcaaaaacaaactgacaacgccatggctaaaaatgaaaaaagacaatagtacacatgacacaacatagtaaactaaagaataaacaacacgaaccccaccaaaaactagggggaATCACATAAAGCATATATGTTTAGtatgtgtttatcttttttcaaaatcaatgttAGTACCGattaaaacagtaaaatatacaCACTGCAAGACATTCGTCCTAAAAGGGAGAAAATCGAAATCTGACTTCAAAATTATGATTTCCAGGGAGTGGGGTATAGGTAAGTTACTAACGTccacaatgtattttttttaacagttgtttgatttgttttgttatggAATTCATCATGCAACATATGCTAACGAATACAGTCTGCAGTATTGACCAAAAGAGTAATTCGTTAATGGTATAAAACATTACATATGTtcactttctttttttgtttttattatttcgtATAGAATGTCTTGAAggctttttttaattgtgaacCCACATCCTTTATTTCACCTGTCAAAGTTCGTGTAAACTGTCTGTACCGAGACTCTCCGTAAATCTCTAATAATACTTAGATATGTCCACGTCTGGCAGTTGTTGAAATTCAAACCGACTATTTCAGAGCACGCACACACACACACTTCAAAGTAAAGTACATTAGAGCTTACTAGTTTTCAAATGGAAAATCTTCGGATATTTACAATGGGTACAATTAATGGAGAATATGGCACGACCTGAACAACAATTAAATCTTGCATTAAATGCACAATTTCAATCGATATATTTACCTTCctatatgacaaaatgatagtTTTGCGTGTCACAATTACCAGAAACACTACACGGTATTAACGATGTCCTGTTTAAAtggaagttttgttttaaaaatgtactcGATGTTTCTAAGAGTAATTTTATTCCTTTTCCacgattttacattttaaaatagtgATGAATTAAAGGGTTCAAAGTATACACAGATTTAACGCaaagatatttttacaaattaactGAATTTTTAAGTATGATTGAAATGATTTTGATAACGTCTACATGAATATTAActtctaacatttttattttactttttggaagACAAAAACCAAAATCATTGCAAACCATAATAATTACATATAGGCAGGATGACAGACTtgtttttaaggaaaaaatTCATATGCAAGAACCCAAAATTACACGAAGAAAAAAAGCCACATCTGTTGTTCATATTTCTGTATAGTcatatttaaaaacactttAGAGAAATAATGAAGGAACAGTTTCTAAATTAATGTATTATGTCCAAAACATTATATTGTTGATATAAACAGCGTTAAATGATGGGGAAGGTGTTCATAATTTAGTGCTATTTTTTGTTGGCACTATAATGTAAAAATGATTGATATAAATtcacttttcattttcatttggtTACATAGATAGTTCTTAAGGGGTATATTTTATTCTTAGATATAActagtgttgaattggtaaccttttagaatagtAGCAAGTTTATTTGAAGGATCGATGAGGTTCCCAGGGCAAAGAACATCTCCTTAAAAATTAGGTTGTGcaatcccgtttgaaataagttttctacaggtagcGCCCAAATGGGTCTTcgggtatctgtgatgagtttatttagctGGCCCTTTGAAATATGAGGATATCACAACCAACctccaaaacatataatgaAGGGGAGTCGAAAAAATGAGGCGGGGATTAACATGTTTTCAATCCTACCCAATACAATGTTgaataaaataacacaaaagcAATATGCATCGTTAAACTCAGTTATAAAAGAAGTCCGACCCCAATGTTAAACAAGAAAACAGAAGAAAATTACAATGatgtacataaattaataaagaGACCTAATTGAATGATTATGTTTTCATTATGTGAAAATCTAACACCTAAGGGTTCAAGTATCATatattatcataaatatatgAGAAGAGCATAACCCGTATCCTGcttattgtttcattgttaattGTCTTTATATATGCTGCAAAGATTAATCAAACTGTGGTTATTCGCCAAAACCTGTATTATATTTTCCTCAACCTATGTCTATGTGGTTATATATGGCGGTAGGAGTATGAGACTCTATTCAGTGGCTGTTTTAGATCTGATCTTGCTTCCAACAATGTGATAGCACCCCACCATTTAGAAGTTATCATTAGTTGTCACACATACACACTACACTTATAAAAGGCAAGGTATACAGGGGAATAAGCGGGAGGTGTCCACTTCCAAAGTGTACACGAATAATGAGTtccttttattcaaatgaaGTACTAATATAGGGGGAACTTGATCTAATATGTTGTAATATAGGGGGAACTTGATCTAATATGTTGTAATATAGGGGGAACGTGATCTAATATGTTGTAATATAGGGGGAACTTGATCTAATATGTTGTTAAGAGTTTGCATTTAACCCATCAGATACAAGAAATGATAGTGCTCATTATTAgtattatctttatataaagTCAGTGCAGGAGGATAAATCACTGTAGTGTACATAATGAAGTCATCATTATTGAGAGCatatatatcatccaaatatcttaaaaatgttACTAGTATAACATTgctgtatcaaatgttgtttcgatgggtctttccTGAATTCAGTCATGAATTATTGTAACTcgttaaatatagaaaaagataCACAATAAACGGAAATACAGTATAAAGAAGCGGCCACCTGGAATCAAAGAAGctgaagtttattttttaattcaataaattaatcattcCATGATTTAAATTGCACTCCAGACGCCCATGTCgtcaacaaaagactcattagtgacttttaattattttccttGCTCAAAGAATAAATATGTTAtgtgttgtatattttaaaagcaaagtttaagcctcggtcacaccttaccagatagctcgaacggacgcctaacggataacgtTTTTTTCAATCCGTCCAAGTTCGTTAGACGTGCGTTCtcatccgttagacgtccgtccatatcagttgcatgtccgttaagcgtacgttttatccgtcgacgtccgttctgtccggtagaaaattttgagcatgttcaaaactttgaacggacatTCAatggataaaatgtccgttgaacgtccgttttgtacggtactcgtacgttatgtttctgttttgtatccgttacgtgtccgttatacatcaGTTGGAGGTCTGgaaaataaatttaccaacGTACTACtaccggacgtttaacggataaaacggatgttgaactTTTGAGAatcggacttctaccggacgtataacggataaaacggatgatgaacggatcaGACACGGATAAATGCAAATTGAAAATTACGCGTCAGCAATAccaattattggtatgtcagatttctcAAGGGtcatgaatttttattattcaCAATCGATCTTAGAGTCGAGGCacgtcttcacaatcaagcagctTTTATTCAGGCCAGACAGTAgaagaacaaaccaaaaacagttacacagaaacattttgatTAGTTATGCGAtatactattattattattattgttgcctttaatttttccgtatatcttgttcatccgttttatccggtacgcttccgttaggtgtctgttttatgcggtactcgtccgttggattaacgttcgacatccgttctgtccggtacgtttccgtttctcgtacgttgcatTTTCGGTGTGTGTCCGTTAGTTATCCGTTACACGTCCGTTTTATTCTGTCggtacatcaacggactccaaacgtataacaattttgtcaatggacaacttttattttcatccgttatgCCTCCGTTTGTgttatccggtaaggtgtgaccgaggctttaggtaaacttaaaaaaagtaaacttgaGGTTTGgcaatgaatttttattttttgccaaGTAAACATTTCTCATGTGGGGTCATTTTATAGCTTGCTTGTTTGTGTGGTATGGGTTCTTCGCATAGTTGAAGGACGTACAGTGACCTAgagttgttatcttttatgtcatttggtctctggagGAAAGTTGTCACATCGGCAATTACATCAcgtcttattttcatttataattatctTTTGAAACCTCAATCAAGAGTAGTCATAAAGAAAAGCTTTTTGTCTTTTCGTTCTGGAGTAATTGGTTATTCATTAAATTCACTTCTTAAGTCATTGAACGCGACATAAAACAGTTCCATATATTTCACATCTTAATTAAATTATCAGTGCATTGCAAGGACAtgatttatttgcttttaacaaaagtgaaataaaatatattttttttctatgttaatattGATTGAACTTTTATGGTAATATGTTTTCCAAAGCGCCACAGTTACTGACTAGCATCTCAAATGCTAGGTGAAAGAGTATGTGTTAAGTGGTAATACTTGTTTAAAACTCTCAAAACTAATCGATTATCAttcaaatgtattaaaatttcatatttgtagataaagttatttttttctttcaaatatgtAGAACTATAAtacttagggacgacatcataagatcaatgaaggataaaattcttaattcaaatagtttggggtggGGGTTGAAATGCTGCAAGATTTGGTTATCTGACATTGATTTTTTACATGTATCCATAAAGGTcaattgaacttttgatgtcgccCCTTAAGCGtacaatataaagttaaaattcCTTGTTTAAAGCTATTTAGTGATCAAAGAGGGGAAGAAACCTACCTTCAATCtgagataaacaaaattaagtaaatgattttaacttcaaagTAAACATGTACTGTTTCACGAGAATTGGTTAAAACTGTTGTTCTTaaactttgttattttttctaaagGACACATATTGCTTTAGCAGTATTTCGGTTGTTTTGTCTTCTAATACATAATgttaaagacaaacaaaagttttaTCTATTCACAATGACTTAAAAATTTAGTCACGAAGGTATATCACTACAAAAATGTTTACCTCGATGTAAAATAATAGTTTCTAAATCTCATATCCCAATCGATGATACCAAATTATTGAATatctagaaaataaaaacaaaaaatgtacaattcCCAACCGAGTTAATTACGAGTTTTAATAAGAATATTATCGGTAGAACAggtgtgtttttttgttctttttgtgtCGCTTCTAGCTTCTTAAATATTTGCATCTTAGctcaaaacaacaataaatcaataaaatctgCACCTTACCGACGCATTTTTCCATTCCTGCTTAGTAGTAGTATCTGGAGGCGTAATTCGATAACAGCTGTCACCCACCAATATCCAGTCTGGGTCACATGATAATTGTTTACTTGTTAACTGGGACGTCGGAATCGTTGTTTCGGATGAAGATTGAAATTCTAGAGAAGTTCTTATTATCTTTGAAGTTGTTGTCGTTTCTGGTATGAAATCCACAGTATATGTTGTTATCTTTGAAGTTGTTGTCGTTTCAGGTATGAAATCCACAGAATCTGTTGTTTTCTTTGAAGTTGTCGTTTCAGGTATGAAACCTACAGAATATGTTGTTATCTTTGAAGTTGTTATCGTTTCTGGTATGAAATCTACAGAAGTTGTTATCTTTGTAGTAGTTGTCGTTTCTGGTATGAAATCCACAGAAGTTTTTGTCATTTCTGGTATGAAATCTACAGAAGTTGTTATCTTTGAAGTTGTCGTTTCTGGTATGAAATCCACAGAAGCTGTTGTCGTTTCTGGTATGAAATCTTCAGAAGTTGTTGTCGTTTCTGGTATGAAATCCACAGAAGTTGTTGTCGTTTCTGGTATGAAATCCACAGAAGTTGTTGTCGTTTCTGGTTTGAAATCTACAGAAGTTGTTATCTTTGAAGTCGATGTTGTTTCATGTATAAGATCCGCAGAAGTTTTTCTTAACATTTGGATCGTTGTCGTTTTAGGTACTAAATCTACATGAGCTGTTGTTATTTGTAAAGTCGTTGTCGTTTCAGGTATAAAATCTAATAGTGAAAAAATTACTCTTAACTAAAAGTTTGTTCAGaatgctttatatatatatattacaacatataacatgataaatattatgACGACCGACTTTTAAGTGTGTTGTTATACTTTGTTGTTTCACACGTTTCCAGTATAAGATAGCAAACGCttatgtttaaccctgccataTTTTAAATGTGCCTGTCCAGAGTTAGAAACCTGTAAGTCAGTGGTTGTCGATGTTTGCTATTTGCCATTAAAGAGGGGCGAACAATACccgagggacattcaaactcaaagatcgaaaaaaaaatgacaacgctatggcttagaaagaaaagacaaacagacacataaCAGTACACACAACTACAGACTAAGAAACACGAGCCTAccttcataattgttttttctgttaatgttttgtacatttatcGGGCCattgttatttattgtttatttttttttacattttgtcatgtcagTGCAATTTATAGCTTACTTTACATAAaaggtttgctcattgttaatgGCAGTACGATatcctttttgtatttttgttcatctgatgagttaagcttttttcaactgatttatatAGTTCGGACTTATGGTGTACtctgtcccaggtaaggggatgtttgggatcccgcttacatgtatcaccccgccacattatgtatgtaagtgtctgtccaaagtcagggttttttaatgtgtaacagatttgtgtttcgttcattatttttctcgtttgaattgttc is a genomic window of Mytilus trossulus isolate FHL-02 chromosome 1, PNRI_Mtr1.1.1.hap1, whole genome shotgun sequence containing:
- the LOC134695881 gene encoding uncharacterized protein LOC134695881, translating into MLRKTSADLIHETTSTSKITTSVDFKPETTTTSVDFIPETTTTSVDFIPETTTTSEDFIPETTTASVDFIPETTTSKITTSVDFIPEMTKTSVDFIPETTTTTKITTSVDFIPETITTSKITTYSVGFIPETTTSKKTTDSVDFIPETTTTSKITTYTVDFIPETTTTSKIIRTSLEFQSSSETTIPTSQLTSKQLSCDPDWILVGDSCYRITPPDTTTKQEWKNASEICKNNGGYLATLETAEENQLVKDYVGTLGKTDYFIGGSDLQTEGTFLWEHSGVLVNLHGSGLFYDWMSLNQPDNGNSNQHCMVLAGRYGHMWNDMQCTVARAFICEKDAA